The Mycobacterium paragordonae genome includes a region encoding these proteins:
- a CDS encoding WS/DGAT/MGAT family O-acyltransferase — translation MERLSGLDAFFLYMETPTQPLNVCCVLELDTSTMQGGYSYARLRSALAKHVRAVPEFRMKLADTQLNPDHPVWVDDESFALRRHLHRVAVPAPGGRRELSEICGHIAGLPLDRDRPLWEMWVVEGGARENGLTVVLKVHHAVVDGVAGANLLAQLCSLVPDAPNPQPVAGAGRASTVQIAASGLLNVAKRPFRLATVVPATLLTVAQTVLRAREGRTMAAPFTAPPTPFNGQLTRSRNVAYTQLDMRDVKRVKDRFGVTVNDVVVALCAGVMRRFLLERDELPDAPLVATVPVSVRDKSQRPGRNQTTWMFCRMETQIADPAERIRAIAAGNNAAKDHTAAMGPSLLHDWTEFGGQTMFGAAMRILPRIPLSTSPVHNMIMSNVPGPQDQLYFLGCGIESMYPLGPLLSGAGLNVTAMSLNGALGIGIISCPDLVPDLWGMADAFPDALKELLVCRDPSAAGRPPDD, via the coding sequence ATGGAACGACTAAGCGGTCTTGACGCTTTCTTTCTCTACATGGAGACACCGACGCAGCCCTTGAACGTGTGCTGCGTGCTGGAGCTCGATACCTCGACGATGCAGGGCGGGTACTCCTACGCCCGGCTTCGTTCGGCGCTGGCGAAACACGTCCGCGCGGTGCCGGAGTTTCGAATGAAACTTGCTGACACGCAATTGAATCCGGACCACCCGGTCTGGGTGGACGACGAGAGCTTCGCGCTGCGCCGCCACCTGCACCGGGTGGCCGTGCCGGCGCCGGGCGGCCGCCGCGAACTGTCTGAGATCTGCGGACACATCGCGGGTCTGCCGCTGGACCGGGACCGCCCGTTGTGGGAGATGTGGGTGGTCGAAGGCGGCGCCCGGGAGAACGGGCTCACGGTGGTGCTCAAGGTGCACCATGCCGTGGTCGACGGAGTGGCCGGCGCGAACCTGCTGGCGCAGCTGTGCAGTCTGGTGCCGGACGCCCCGAATCCTCAGCCGGTCGCCGGTGCCGGGCGCGCCAGCACCGTGCAGATAGCCGCGAGTGGGCTGCTCAACGTCGCCAAGCGACCGTTCCGGCTGGCGACGGTGGTACCGGCAACGTTGCTCACCGTCGCGCAGACGGTGCTGCGAGCGCGCGAGGGCCGCACGATGGCCGCACCGTTCACTGCGCCGCCGACCCCGTTCAACGGCCAGTTGACCCGCTCCCGCAACGTGGCATACACCCAGCTCGACATGCGCGACGTCAAGCGGGTCAAGGACCGGTTCGGGGTGACCGTCAACGACGTCGTGGTGGCGCTGTGTGCGGGGGTCATGCGGCGGTTCCTGCTCGAGCGCGACGAACTGCCCGATGCCCCGTTGGTGGCCACCGTCCCGGTCTCAGTGCGCGATAAGTCGCAGCGACCGGGCCGCAACCAGACCACGTGGATGTTCTGCCGCATGGAGACCCAGATCGCCGATCCCGCGGAGCGCATCCGCGCCATCGCCGCGGGCAACAACGCCGCAAAGGACCACACCGCGGCGATGGGGCCCAGCCTGTTACACGACTGGACCGAGTTCGGCGGGCAGACGATGTTCGGCGCGGCGATGCGGATCCTGCCCCGAATCCCGTTGAGTACCAGTCCGGTCCACAACATGATCATGTCGAATGTGCCCGGGCCGCAGGACCAGCTGTACTTCCTGGGCTGCGGCATCGAATCGATGTATCCGCTGGGCCCGCTGCTCAGTGGTGCGGGACTCAATGTGACCGCGATGTCTCTCAATGGAGCACTGGGGATCGGCATCATCTCTTGCCCGGACCTGGTTCCGGACCTGTGGGGGATGGCCGACGCGTTTCCCGACGCGCTGAAGGAGTTGTTGGTCTGCCGCGATCCGTCGGCCGCGGGACGTCCGCCGGACGACTGA
- a CDS encoding adenylate/guanylate cyclase domain-containing protein, giving the protein MGRRKFPVPWTTRAQLVLAALFPNVLGAAVIGVTTFWALPSGHALSERHVLQLNVVVMAVYVGAAALTAVVCGLLATTYRSGGDSGGEEVQARKRVLMAIPLRTATIHGAVWVTAGVILVVINLEAPWLATTLGVSVLLGSFVTTAVAYWLCTRILRPFVAEVLTDSPPTAARGPGLRLRAVSAWTLGTGVPLLQLLLVGASALVIDYSGRRLAIVVLVLGGCAAVSGLAITAFTGAVSADPIDEVRRGMRRVERGDFDVTVPVFDASELGLLQAGFNTMAGGLRERERLRDLFGRHVGRDVARLAEQGASENGVQATLGGVSCEAAALFVDLVGSSRLAERMTPEALVKMLNEFFAVVVDVVERHQGLVNKFEGDAVLAIFGAPVELADCAGAALAAARELGRQLNHSEIRAGIGVSAGTVVAGNVGESRRYEYTVIGDPVNEAARLTEVAKQQGGVAASGAALTRAADGEARHWRVLTTAVLRGRDSSTEIVVPADPDE; this is encoded by the coding sequence ATGGGTCGCCGGAAGTTTCCGGTGCCGTGGACGACGCGGGCCCAGCTGGTTCTGGCGGCGCTGTTCCCGAACGTGCTGGGCGCGGCGGTGATCGGGGTGACGACTTTCTGGGCCCTGCCTTCCGGTCATGCGCTCAGCGAGCGGCACGTGCTGCAGCTCAACGTGGTGGTGATGGCGGTGTACGTGGGTGCTGCCGCATTGACCGCCGTCGTCTGCGGACTTCTGGCCACCACGTACCGCAGTGGCGGTGACAGTGGCGGTGAGGAGGTGCAGGCGCGCAAGCGGGTGCTGATGGCAATCCCGTTGCGCACGGCCACCATTCACGGTGCGGTCTGGGTGACCGCCGGGGTGATCCTGGTGGTGATCAATCTCGAAGCGCCGTGGTTGGCCACGACGTTGGGCGTCTCGGTGCTGCTCGGCAGCTTCGTGACCACCGCCGTCGCGTACTGGCTGTGCACGCGCATTCTGCGGCCGTTCGTCGCCGAGGTGCTCACCGACAGCCCGCCGACCGCCGCTCGCGGGCCCGGACTGCGGCTGCGTGCGGTGTCCGCGTGGACGCTGGGCACCGGTGTACCGCTGCTGCAACTGCTTCTGGTCGGGGCCAGCGCACTGGTCATCGACTACTCGGGACGCAGGCTGGCGATCGTCGTGTTGGTCCTGGGTGGTTGCGCGGCCGTCAGCGGGCTGGCCATCACCGCGTTCACCGGCGCGGTGAGCGCCGACCCGATCGACGAGGTGCGGCGCGGGATGCGACGCGTCGAGCGGGGTGACTTCGATGTGACCGTGCCGGTCTTCGACGCCTCCGAACTCGGGCTGCTGCAGGCAGGGTTCAACACCATGGCGGGGGGCCTGCGCGAACGCGAGCGGCTGCGGGACCTGTTCGGCCGGCACGTCGGACGCGACGTCGCCCGCCTGGCCGAACAGGGTGCCTCCGAGAACGGCGTCCAAGCGACGCTGGGCGGCGTCAGCTGCGAGGCGGCGGCGCTGTTCGTCGACCTGGTCGGCTCGTCGCGGTTGGCGGAGCGGATGACTCCCGAGGCCCTCGTCAAGATGCTCAACGAGTTCTTCGCGGTGGTGGTTGACGTGGTCGAGCGCCACCAGGGGCTGGTCAACAAGTTCGAAGGCGATGCCGTGCTGGCGATATTCGGCGCACCGGTCGAATTGGCCGACTGCGCGGGCGCGGCGTTGGCTGCCGCACGCGAACTCGGCCGGCAACTGAACCACTCGGAGATCAGGGCCGGCATCGGGGTGTCGGCGGGAACCGTCGTCGCCGGCAACGTCGGCGAGTCACGACGCTACGAATACACGGTCATCGGCGACCCGGTGAATGAGGCCGCACGACTCACCGAGGTGGCCAAACAACAGGGCGGCGTCGCGGCGTCCGGTGCGGCGCTGACTCGCGCCGCAGACGGTGAGGCGCGGCATTGGCGCGTACTCACCACCGCCGTGCTGCGCGGCAGGGACAGCTCAACCGAGATCGTCGTACCCGCGGATCCCGACGAATAG
- a CDS encoding DUF5073 family protein → MYEFDPERVSRTIAGALAGPGGVAMVVKVFAGLPGVIHTPARRGFFSSSPERVQIGDWRYEIARDGRLLAGHVVNGIVIAEDVLAADAVGPHVTRSLHQIVGRYGASVIPNINAAVDVLGTSTGYSY, encoded by the coding sequence ATGTACGAGTTCGACCCCGAGCGAGTCAGTCGCACCATTGCGGGCGCACTCGCCGGCCCCGGCGGTGTCGCCATGGTGGTGAAGGTATTCGCCGGGCTGCCCGGCGTGATCCACACGCCGGCCCGGCGCGGGTTCTTCTCGTCCAGCCCGGAGCGCGTGCAGATCGGCGACTGGCGCTACGAGATCGCGCGCGACGGACGGCTGCTCGCCGGGCATGTGGTGAACGGCATCGTGATCGCCGAAGACGTCCTGGCGGCCGACGCGGTCGGACCGCACGTCACCCGCTCGCTGCATCAGATCGTGGGCCGATACGGCGCATCGGTGATCCCCAATATCAACGCCGCGGTCGACGTGCTGGGCACCAGCACCGGCTATTCGTACTGA
- a CDS encoding heavy metal-binding domain-containing protein, protein MEPGSLDPVASERLSHAAKSWTSDLSINEFALLHGAGFEPIELVMGVSVYHVGYQFTNIRQQQELGVLTEATYRARWNAMARMQAEADSLQADGIVGVRLNWRHHGEGGEHLEFMAVGTAVRYTEKPGAFRRPNGQAFSSHLSGQDMVTLLRSGHTPVAFVMGNCVFHIAVQGFMQTLRQMGRNMEMPQWTQGNYQARELAMSRMQTEAERDGATGVVGVHFAISNYAWGHHTVEFYTAGTAVRRTGSGETIKPTFVLPMDN, encoded by the coding sequence ATGGAACCAGGCTCGCTCGATCCGGTGGCCAGCGAACGGTTATCGCACGCCGCCAAGTCGTGGACATCGGACTTGTCGATCAATGAGTTCGCACTACTGCACGGGGCCGGGTTCGAACCGATCGAGCTGGTGATGGGCGTCTCGGTGTACCACGTCGGATATCAGTTCACCAACATCCGTCAACAGCAGGAACTGGGTGTGCTGACCGAGGCCACGTACCGGGCTCGCTGGAATGCCATGGCGCGCATGCAAGCCGAGGCCGATTCATTGCAGGCGGACGGCATCGTCGGGGTGCGCCTGAACTGGCGCCACCACGGCGAGGGTGGCGAACACCTGGAGTTCATGGCGGTCGGCACCGCGGTCCGATACACCGAAAAGCCCGGGGCCTTCCGGCGCCCCAACGGGCAGGCGTTCTCCAGTCACCTGTCCGGACAGGACATGGTGACTCTGCTGCGGTCCGGCCACACTCCCGTCGCATTCGTGATGGGCAACTGTGTGTTTCACATCGCCGTGCAGGGGTTCATGCAGACCCTGAGGCAGATGGGACGCAACATGGAGATGCCGCAGTGGACGCAAGGCAACTACCAGGCCCGCGAGCTGGCGATGTCGCGGATGCAGACCGAGGCCGAGCGCGACGGCGCCACCGGCGTGGTGGGCGTGCACTTCGCCATCTCGAATTACGCTTGGGGGCACCACACGGTGGAGTTCTACACCGCGGGAACAGCAGTGCGGCGCACCGGAAGCGGCGAAACCATCAAGCCCACGTTCGTCCTGCCCATGGATAACTGA
- a CDS encoding ferredoxin has protein sequence MTRVSVDADRCVGHGRCYSLAPRIYDSDDVGHSVVLVADVSGELEQQALVGAQNCPEEAITLTP, from the coding sequence ATGACGCGCGTTTCGGTGGATGCGGATCGCTGTGTCGGCCACGGACGCTGCTATTCACTGGCGCCGCGGATCTACGATTCCGACGACGTGGGCCACTCCGTCGTGCTGGTCGCGGACGTCTCCGGCGAACTGGAGCAGCAGGCGCTGGTCGGTGCTCAGAACTGCCCGGAAGAGGCCATCACGCTTACTCCATGA
- a CDS encoding cytochrome P450 — MTEAESFVDQAVMGLAEPQPMYKALRESAPVFRSPQAVVLSRLSDIEMALKRTDLFSSNMDAVDLGNLRPLIPLQIDPPEHAKYRRILDPLFTPREMARREPQVTALVNEMIDRFADRGSCDFHEEFAVPLPCTVFLQLLGLPLEDLDKFLEWKDGVIRPEGSTGYDDRHDASAKVAAQIYEYFDRAIDDHIARPRDDVLSAMIATHFKEEGGAALSREELLDICFLFLIAGLDTVTDSLDCFFVYLARHPEHRHQLVEQPDILPHAIEELLRWETPVPGVARVAMQDVEVGGCPISKGERVSPLLGAANTDPAEFADPEQVDFSRSPNRHRAFGGGPHRCLGSHLARMELRVALREFHRRIPDYEIPPGTELKYTAALRSVESLPLTFPVPTR; from the coding sequence ATGACAGAAGCGGAATCATTCGTCGACCAGGCCGTGATGGGTCTCGCCGAGCCTCAGCCGATGTACAAGGCGCTGCGCGAGTCGGCCCCGGTGTTCCGGTCGCCTCAGGCGGTGGTGCTCAGCCGGCTCTCGGACATCGAGATGGCGCTCAAGCGGACGGACCTGTTCTCGTCCAATATGGACGCCGTCGATCTGGGCAACCTGCGACCACTGATCCCGCTGCAGATCGACCCTCCCGAGCACGCGAAGTACCGGCGGATTCTGGACCCACTGTTCACGCCACGGGAGATGGCCCGACGGGAACCGCAGGTCACCGCGCTGGTCAACGAGATGATCGACCGCTTCGCGGACCGGGGCTCCTGCGACTTCCACGAAGAGTTCGCGGTGCCGCTGCCCTGCACGGTCTTCCTGCAGTTGCTCGGCCTGCCGCTGGAAGATCTCGACAAATTCCTGGAATGGAAGGACGGGGTGATCCGGCCCGAGGGATCCACCGGTTACGACGACCGCCACGACGCCTCGGCCAAGGTCGCCGCACAGATCTACGAATACTTCGACCGGGCCATCGACGATCACATCGCCCGTCCGCGCGACGACGTACTGTCCGCGATGATCGCGACCCACTTCAAAGAGGAGGGCGGTGCGGCGCTGTCCCGCGAGGAACTGCTCGACATCTGCTTTCTGTTCCTGATCGCCGGGCTGGACACGGTGACGGACTCGCTGGACTGCTTCTTCGTCTACCTCGCCCGGCATCCCGAGCACCGGCACCAGCTGGTCGAGCAGCCGGACATCCTCCCGCACGCTATCGAGGAACTGCTGCGCTGGGAGACGCCGGTGCCCGGCGTCGCCAGGGTCGCCATGCAGGATGTCGAGGTCGGCGGCTGCCCAATCAGCAAGGGTGAGCGGGTCAGCCCGCTGCTCGGCGCCGCCAACACCGACCCCGCCGAGTTCGCGGACCCCGAGCAAGTCGATTTCAGCCGCAGCCCGAACCGGCACCGTGCGTTCGGCGGAGGCCCACACCGCTGCCTCGGGTCGCATCTGGCCCGCATGGAACTGCGGGTGGCGTTGCGCGAGTTCCATCGGCGCATCCCCGATTACGAGATTCCGCCCGGCACCGAGCTGAAGTACACCGCCGCGCTGCGCTCGGTCGAATCGCTGCCACTGACATTCCCGGTGCCGACACGATGA